AAATTACACAGCCTGTCACGACCCGTATCGGAAGACTCAATTACGAATTAGTGTCCAATCGACGCAAAAACAGCTTTGTTGGGAGCTATGCCCGGAAGCAGGCGATGACCGTACGAGCCAAAGGAGAGATTATCCGAATCGTCCATTCCTTTGAAGCCGCTGAGCAGCTGGAGCTAGTGAATGTTGAGATTCGGGACAAAAACAATCGTCCTCCCGCGACGTACGGCTTGAATCCGTTCATTAGCGATAACGTTCGTGTAGAAAACGACAAGAAGATCATGGCTCTCGGCTTTCGGAGACGCGGGGCGAACAGCTTTATTCTCCAAGATAGGATGAGCTTCCTCGTCTCCGAGGTTCAGATGTATTTTCCGGAATACAAGTGTGAAGGAGAATGGGCTTGAATTACATCTGGGATTTGGTTATTCGTGCAAAACGCGCCGGGATCGCCAATAAAGACATCCAATTCAAAGCGGCCAAAGTGTATTCGCCCTACATGGAGCTGAGTCATGAGGCCATCAACGCCAAAACGGTGGACAAGACAGTAGAAGTGAATCCGTACTACCGCTTCGACGATATTTTCCGTGATCTTTTTGACGCCAATTACTCGGAAGATGCAGAGCTTCGGCATACCTTGTTTGATATCATCATCCATTTGCTAGCCGAGATCGATCTGTCGCAGGGGATGAACAAGCGTGAATACCACATCCGCTTTGTATTGCGCGACTTGGAAGCGGGTCTATTCGGCAGTCGGGTACAGGAAAATATCCGGCTTTTTACCAAAGAGGAGCGAGAGATTATCGCAGGCAATATTTTGCGCTTGTATGAGACCGGCGAAGCAGTGTACCTGCTCAAGGATACGATGCGCAAAATTTTCTCTCACTCTACCATTTACGCCAATTGCGAAGAAAAAGATGAGCTACTGATTTACGTCGGGCAGTCGGAGAGTGAAACCGCACATGCCAAGCTCGCTTTAATCAAGGATATTTTTCTGCCGGTTCGGTTCCATACAGAGATTTATTGGCGAAATCATTTCGGCATTTTGGATGTCGAGGAAACGATGCAAATCGACAGTGTTGCACTGTACTAAAGGTTTTTGACCGATTGACCCCAACGAAGGTCGGGAGAGAGGAGAGTTGGGATGACTACCTATTCATATAAGCTTCATCTCCAAAAAGGCAGCGGGGATGGAAATCAACGCAATCATCCAGACGAAGCGACCTATACACGGGACGAGCTGATGGAGATGACGACCTTTCAGCTACGCAATATTTGTTACAAGGAAAAGCTAGTCGGCTCTGTCGTGAACAATCTCGATCGGGAGGGACTGCTGCATACGATTCTGCGTTTTCGCGGCGCAGAAGAAAACCTCCTGATTGAGCGTGCTGTTCCAGGGGGTGTTGAACGCCTCGAAGCCGTACTCCACAAATATTTAAACACACCGATGCCAGGTGTAGATGTGATCAAAATTCCAGCGAAGATGTGCTTGTACACGGGTCTCGCCATTGACAGGCTGGACAACTATCGCGTCGAATCCTCCCAGGGCTTGTCCGAATCCAATGTGCTTTTGGTGAATGACCATATGGAGCTATGCGGCATTCTGCATCTG
This genomic stretch from Brevibacillus sp. DP1.3A harbors:
- a CDS encoding iron-dependent peroxidase, translated to MGLNYIWDLVIRAKRAGIANKDIQFKAAKVYSPYMELSHEAINAKTVDKTVEVNPYYRFDDIFRDLFDANYSEDAELRHTLFDIIIHLLAEIDLSQGMNKREYHIRFVLRDLEAGLFGSRVQENIRLFTKEEREIIAGNILRLYETGEAVYLLKDTMRKIFSHSTIYANCEEKDELLIYVGQSESETAHAKLALIKDIFLPVRFHTEIYWRNHFGILDVEETMQIDSVALY